Genomic window (Helianthus annuus cultivar XRQ/B chromosome 3, HanXRQr2.0-SUNRISE, whole genome shotgun sequence):
AGATGCAAGCGGAGTTCCGGTGGTGGGACGAAATTGATCAGGTATAGGTGTTAATCATTCTGTTCATTCTGTGGTTGTATGTAGAtgttaattgtttttattttgttgacTCTGTTTAGGAGATGTAGAGATTGAAATAAAATTCATatgatttgatatagttttaaCTCAGTTTTGAGTATGAATTTTGGTCAATTCATGGATGACATCAGTGAGTTAAGTGGTTGATTATTGTTTAAGTCAGGGATGAGAATTGAGAAGTTTTTTACCGAATACCTGTACCGATACCAGTACTGGTAATGTACTATGCTATTGCTGGTActgtattttgttttaaattaagTTAAACTTCAGTATCAGTACCATGTGGTACCGTACCGGTTCGGGATTTGTAACAGTACCGTCGGTACGCAATGCAGTTTTAGATTTAGCTAAATTTTGGTAACAATACCTGTGAATTTGAAGTTAAATTCATTATTTCTTTTGCTTTGTTCGTCACTTTGTTGTTGTTTTAGGGAGTGTTTGGATGTTTCTTTCTGTAAGTTTGTAAACAGTTCGGTAACTTTACGTATATAGCAAGAATGAGTATTATAATAGCAGTCGGTGTACGATTATCCAAACATGTATTTTTTTAACATACTATAATTAGTTTACGTAAGATTGAAAGTTTGAAACTGACTAAATGAAAATCAATTGCGTTGTTTGTAGGATTTTTATATAACTCTAATTTCTAACTCAATCTGAGTAAGATTATTGGTCAATTCAAGGTTGCTTGGATAACTTGTGAATGAGTTGAGTGGTTGACCGGTGAATAAGTAGAGTGCCTGTGAATTTGAAGTTAATTTCATTATTTCTTTTGCTCTGTTTGTTATTCTTTCTTATAGGGAATGTTTGGATGTTTCTTTCTGTAAGCTTGTAAACGGTTTGGTGACTTTATGTTTATATCAATAATGAGTATTCTCATAGCAATTTTGTGTTTTATTATCCAAACATGTAAATTTCAACATGTCATAATTGGAAGTTTGAAACTGATTAAATGAAATCAAATCGCTATAACCAGTTGAAACACACAAAGACCCTAGATGATAAGTCAATTTTGTGCTTTGGGGTATGATTTTCTTATTTCTTATCATGCTAATTAAATTGATAGATTACTTGATGATATGTAATTTGTTGTTCTAATCCTGTTTGCTTTTCGTATATATAGTTTCTTCTGCTGGGTGCTGTTCCGTTCCCAAAAGATGTTCCTCGATTGAAACAACTTGGCGTTGGTGGTGTTATTACTCTCAACGAGCCTTTTGAAACGTTGGTTCCCACTTCCTTGTACCGAGTAAGTTCTTATGAGAGTAATTTCACTGCAAATATTGAGTAGTCTCTTAACTTAACCATGATCTCTGTGGTTTGTTTTAGTCTTATTACTTCACTAATCTTTCACGCGACGAGTGCCGTGCGACGATCTAAAACCAAACCAGGACTAACCTGGAGCAAACAATTTGCAAATAGGGCAACCGACCCAGACTGTATGGTACTGGTTCGGTTCCTAATGGACCATAAACCGTACTCAACCTTTTGCCTTGTTATGTTATAAAAATAAACGGCGTCACTTCAGTTGAATTGGGTGTATAGTTTTGGTTCTGCTCCTGCACAACCAAACCTACCTATTTATGTCTTCTTAGGATGATGTGAGCTGTATATTTTTCCTTTTTACGCTACAACAGAGTGATAAACTACATAGAAAATTGCCGATATCCATGTGCATGAGTCTGTTGAATTTTATATTTATAGTTTGCTTACTTCACTTGTCAAGCTGAAATTGACTACAACATTTTTTAATACTTAATTAAATTAATGATGCCACAGTCCAATTGAACAAGTCTCTCAGAAGATAAAATTGAGGTGGCATTTTATTAGACGTGAATTGTATTGAATTTAATAAAGATTACATACTAAAGGCTCTATATATAGAGCAGGATATTACAATTCAATACCCTATACAATTAACTATATATAAACTAAGATTCTAACTTAAATAATATTAAcacattttgacccatttagttaCGAATGGGTCGATTTGGGTTGTGTTTGATGAAATTTTCAAGCTAAAAGGCTAATGGATCAAACTTGCACTTATGATCATAGAGCATGGTTTTGAACGAATTTATTTCAAGGATTTTCAGATACATGCTGCATTTTAAGTTTGCTAAAAACATCGTCTCCTTGTTTCTTTTCCAGGCTCATGACATAGACCATCTCGTTATTCCAACGAGAGATTACCTATTTGCCCCTTCATTTATTGACATTGACCGAGCAGTTAATTTCATTCACAGTAAGTAACGCATATTTCTgttataaatattttctttaaAGGTGGCAATATGAGGCTGGTTGGGTAACATGTCAAAGGGCAAAATGACAAGCTGACCCAGAACACTTTTTGCTTAATGTTTATTATGGTTTATAAACAATTGGTGCATCGTATATGATTACAAGAGTTATCTTATTTTGATACCTAATACCTTTTGAATGAGTAAATTATTATTTTGGCCCCTAAGGTTTAGTCAGCATAACTCTTTAACTCCTTTGACTCAAACATATCAGACCCTGAGGTTGCATGTTGTAACGATTTTGGCCCCCTAACACTAACTCTGATACTTTTTTCTGTTAAGTGTAAGATTATTTGGGTCCTTTTACACCTCAATTGTTGTTATGTAAATTTCAAAGTTTTTCTTTAAATAAATAGcccttaaatattaaaaaaaaaactttatactTAATTACTTCACATAAACAACCCCTGAGGTGTAAAAGTACCAAAATATCCTTACACAGTTACACTTAACATGAAAAAGTAACAGAGTTAGTGTTAGGGGCTAAAACCATTACAAAATACAACCTCAGGATCTGATATGTCAAAAGATTCTTTTTTGGATCGAAAGGGTTAAACTGactaaacctcagggaccaaaatagTAAATGATATAGCAGTTTTTATGCATTGAAAGTACACTCTAGCAATGGATAAAACGTACTTGAATTGACCTGCTCAAAGGCAATGGATTGAATTGCCAGTTTTCCAcccttattatttatatattttggtTATAACGACATATGTGGCTCATCTTGTTATAGGGAATGCAAGCAGCTGCAAGACCACATATGTTCACTGCAAAGCTGGTAGGGGAAGAAGTACAACAATTGTGCTTTGCTATTTGGTAACACCTATTCTGTTTACATTGTTAAACCTTTTACCGTAATATTAGCAAGCTCACTGCAGCCTGCAGCGATATATTTAAGGGGTAACAATTTCGACCCATATTGGCTTGTGTTTCATGTGTAAGGGGTCAAATGAGTAAAGGAAGGAAGTGTAAGCTGTTTTCAGTAAAAGCTAATTATCTGCTTTTGCTTAAACAGATTAAAAGCAATTTCAAGCattattttatataaaacaaTAAGATTAGTCTTGAaattaggcctgtaaacgaactgaacgaacatgaacataggcatgttcgtgttcgttcatttaactttaaccgaacacgaacacgaacatataatcgaacacatttttttgttcgtgttcgttcattaagaaatcggtcatgttcgtgttcgtttatgttcgttcgtttaaagcctaaacgaacagttcacgaacataaacaaacataaaaaaattactgaacatatttgaataaacataaattaacatgattgaagaaacaagtctaatatattacatttcatccgaaaacacatctaaataagggttcatagatatactaattagttatatttatataactagttatgaaacctaatatttatataaatataactatttatgtctttattaaaatttaaacgaacataaaagaatgttcacgaacataaatgaacgaacacaaggtgtgttcatgttcgttcgtttattaaataaacgaactttccgccgaacaagttcatgaacagttcatgaacgttcggttcgtttatagGCCTACGTGAAATAATATAACTACTTGACAGCTAGTAAATATAAGAAAAACCTTAAAAACATTGTATGTCAGGTTAACCCAACTAAACCTGACCCGAGCTTTTGGGCTTTTGGCCTATTCCTGGACCCACTTGACCTCCTATTATTGAGTTTGTAATGTCGTGTCAGGTGGAATACAAGCACATGACTCCTGCTTCTGCTTTGGAATACGTGCGATCTAGACGACCTAGAGTCCTCTTGGCTCCATCTCAATGGAAGGTTAGCTCCTTATGTTGTCCTTTTTCTTAAACTGAAATGAAAAGATTAAATTAATTATGTACGTCTTCTTTTGTACTGTAAAAACAATAAACTTACTGGTCGATTAAAACCCGTTTTCTTATTTACAGGTGATTCACGAATACAAACATTGGCGGTTAGCTTCAACCGCCACACCCTCACCATCAGTGGATGCTGTTTTAATTACAAAGGCCGATTTAGAAGGGTATAATAGCCCATCACGTGGCGGAAAAGAACTAGCGCTTGCTCCACAAGTAGCAAAAGCCAGCCCAATGATGGCAAAACTGTCCTGCCTTTTTGCATCTTTAAAAGTTTCTGGTTACACACCTATTAATGTGAAGCTAACCGAGGCACCCGCCTGTTAattaactaataataattaaCCGCGGGCTTAGCAGCAAGAAGTCGGTTTTGGTGTTGCTGGTTTTTATATAAAAGGTATGTGGTAACGCGCAATAATGGGGATCACACGCATGAGGTATTATGAATATTATGAATACGATTTCTGTATATATGTGTTGGTTTTCTAAACATATTGTCATGTCATGATAAGTAATTTCTAAACATGTGATGCCATGGTGTATGCATCTTTCGGTTTTATGTTTGATCCTGGCTGATAGTGCTCACATATTTGGATCCGTTTTACATTCGGTAGTTTTTAATAATGGCTCTGATTGACCCGTTACTActtttatataatttaataaaccAAATGAACCGTCAGCAATCTTTTTTGGAATGGTGTCTTTCTTGTATTAGGCTACCGCACTCCTCATTTGACATAcgttgtgccaccacaagagTTGAACACTTTCTTGCGTAACACGCGGTAGGACAAAAACCCGGGTGATCTCATGATAGAATGTGGTACCTCTGCAAGGAGACTAGGTCTACCTGTGATTGCCTAAAAAAAATcagttttattaataaaaatacacAACACTCTCATTTGTAACCACGCCACTATATTTTTCTTTTCACACAATATTCTTCTTCACTTTCGTTCTATTTTCAGACCTCAAAAGGCAAGAAGACTTGTCTAATGGGCTACAAATGTTGATGATTAGAATATTAATTTAAATATGtagcttttttttatttttagaatgtactttttattttaattatggcggtttttattttaattatgtagttttgttttagttgtattaATTATTTTAGATATATTAAGGTTTTAAAGTTTAATTTAActtaatataattttattttgggGAATTCTTGAGAAAAGTGAGACGAAACCATGCATTATGGGAAAAAAACTATGAAGAACTGGGAAAGTGGGACGACTCTCACCCCCCTTATGTATTTTCCTTCATTATAGTTTATAGTGCTGATATGAGATCAAATACAAACAGTTAtgtttgtaagaaccataagaaccaataaataaataacaagtgttctttaattaaaaattagtttaggggtaatttagacatTTTCACCCTATTTATTTATTAActaattaaaattaattattgCATTATTCCTAAATCCATGGAGGTTTTATTCAAATCGAAATTTGAATACTTTACATGATAACAATCTGTAGGAACCATAAAAAAAGATTGTAACTGTCAATCTGCGACTTACTGGAGTTTTTTTATTGTTTCATTTTGATTGCTACCTATCATGGATTCAAATCAAGGAACGTCAATGGAAAGATTAAATCCGATCGAAGTTACACAAGATAAATTTTATCCCATAAAAACTGTTTTGATTCAACGTAGTTTCAAATTCAGATTCACCATCCCGTTTCAAATGAAGTTaagtaattttgataaaatatattCGACGGTTTTTTTTATGCGAAGAGTGCTAACTATACAAAAGATATGTGAACTTTTATATACACTGGCGTTTTTTTCTTCGTGATATACGTATTTCAATATGTTGAGAAGATTGGTAAATATATTCATTTTGAGCCTGTTTTTGTATGCTGTTTGTTTCCGTTTTTTTTCGAAAACAGGAATGTGCTGGTTTCATAACCAGTGTGCTGATTAGATCAGagataataattttttttttcagtgtTGAATATATCTGAATATTTCTGAATGGTTTTGACATAGCACAACAAGATTTGCTATTTTCATAACCAAAGTGCCGATTATGTCTATCGTTTAATCCAATTCAATTTATGTTATCAACACAATACATTTTTCATAttagcacattacaactacataACTAACACAATTATAAAACACatttttgtaacttttttaaaagtcacttttataaatataaaaaaatatagcaatatggtactcatattaaagataaaaaaatacttgattttatagtataattttttttcaaaaataatgaagtatataaaaattattttagtttaaaaaacttgGTGGAATTAGTATTTAATGGGAAATTactaaatgactaaaatacccctaactTTAtagtattaattattaattatatgGATTTTATTTGTAATCAATACCAACCCTTGATTTAAACTATCAATGGCttagatctgttcttacggttcttacagttagcactgtttgtacaggatcctaACTCTATATATCTTCTACGTTTACTTCATTTTATTTACCAACATACTCTTCTATGTTTTCTTCATCTTATTTATCCACGTTGTATGTCGACATTCTCAATCTTTAACAAATACCAAAACAAACTGAATGAGCACCATTGTAAACAAGCTTCTTCAACCACCGACTAAGCACGAAACTACAAACATAATCTTTGAAAAGTCAACCATATTGTTTGAGTAAGTCACACCGCatgaaaagaaaataaagaagATGATGGTGAATTCAGACGGGGAGTTGGAATCTCTCACCACACGTTTGAAATGATAACTTGCTTCAAGTGCGTGATCAAGGGAGTTCTTGGATCGGTAGAATGCCCATACCCATACGGGTACCAGAAATACCGTAACGAATTTGAACAAAACTGAGTACCAAATACGTATACCGATTATATTGGTATGGTACATGTATCAATACTGGTACTTTGATACAATACCCACTTTAGTAccactttaattttttttttttccaagcactcctatttgtTACAATAGGAAGTGAGATTGTCATTTGATTCCTTTATCATAAGCATAACTCTAAATTTCACCACGTGTTTTCAAAAACTTCACAAATCTATTCCTCTGTTAAAACAAAAACCCATTCAATCTGCAGATATGAATCCATTTTTCTTAATCTATTTATAACAAAAGGAGGGTTAAGTTATAATATAAAGGAGTTtaaaaataagaagggtaagatgCCACTATAGAGTAACTAGTGGTAAAGCCCGCGCATTGCCACGGGTACTTATGTTCATGTTCATGTGACGAGGGTAAAATGTCATTACAAATGCCAAGATTGCAAAACCGCAATTTGATACACCTAGTATTGAAACAAAGATCCCAATATTGTGGGTAACTTTGACATTGTGTTATGCAACAGCATAAAGAATAATTTCAGACCCAAAGTTGTCGCATGAAGCTCTAGTAAAAAGTCGCTTTTGAATACATAAACGCCCGTCGTTGCAATGTACaaatttttcaaagcttcatggcCAGATAACATAACAAAACTGGTGTCAACTTTCTAGAAATGAAATATTAAAAAGTAATTATATTACAACTAATGAAGAAGAATGTGACCAATTTTAGCATTGAGAAGATTAAAAAGtaattatattataaaaaaataagagTGTGACCAATTTTAGCATTGAGAAGTAGTTTATTCAACCATGAAACTATATGAAAAGGTAAATAAATTAGTTAGAGAATTCATAAAGCCATGTTGCAATAAATAAATAAgttgtaaaatataataaactTTTATTACGATCATTTTTCCTTGTCCTTGCACCTTACGAAATCCAAATTAAGTTTGTGAAGTTTAGGAAGAAGACCCACAAGTTGAAAGATACTACCGAAATTTGTGTTCGGTATTGTGTCACACAATGACACCGATAATATTTTGATATTTGCAGCGTTTGCAACCTCCGCTAGTTTCACTTTGCCTACCGAGATTATATCCATGCTCATCTCCTCAAGTGAGAGTGACGCTGATAACGCGTGTTCAAAATATCAAGAAAGAAACGCTGATAACGCGTGTTCAAAATCTCAAGTAAGGGTCACTGAGTAATAAACTCCTCAAATTTACTACTTTCAAAATGCAGCAGACCCGACTCTAAGCTCAGTAGGTTCGGAAAACCACGAAAATCAACTGGAGGATCAAGACGACAGTAAAAAAGCTTCAAATGTTTCAACTCTAAACAAGAGAATAGATGGGAAGGCAAATTAAGTGGTTCCCCATTCGTCTTCGTAACAGTGAGATCCTTAACTCCTTTTCTAGACAAGAACAAAAACCAACTTGCGATATCTTCATCCAACGCGGAGTAACATCGCTCGTCTATGTAGAGGACAAACTTTGTTATAGTACCTCTAAGATGAAGTAGAAGCCTACTTATAATCCTCCCAAACTTACTTTCATTATTTGtttttaatattaaatacaaatagAAATCCTTATCAAACACGAGTCGTCTAAGCATAGTCCACTTAAACCTCCAGTTTTTCGACAAGATACCGGTCTTCACTGCATCTTGTACCGGCAATCGATCCAGAATATGAGTCATCACAATATCTGGCATGCTGCTATACTTCTATAtcttaaaataattatttaccaaaaaaaaaaccataaccTTCAACCTTACAAAAGTATATGAAATTAGGATCATGTACTTTCAATGAAAAGGCCTGCAGCACAGTCAAAAGTTAAAATCCAACTATATTGATTCCAAACATAAAATCTAAAACACAGCCGACTAAAAACATAACAGTTAAGTATTCTCTTTTTATAGCTTAGTTTGAGTTCTGTTGTGGTCTGAAACCAAAACATCATAAAGTCCATGTAGTAAATTATGTCGACTTTTAAGAAAGCCAAAACTAACATGAGTTAGCATAATTAAAGGCAAACGAAAATCATGTAATAGGCCGTCAGTTTGGAAATATACCATATAAACGATTTATACATAAATAAGAACCATTTAAGATATAATACCTTATAATACCAGTACAGTAGATGTTGCTTatgaaatcttttttttttttttaaattaagatGCACATAAAGTCATCCAGATCATCTTATTTCACATATTCCTTTTCTCAAGTCCCATTGGTTTAAACCAAGTATTTCTTGTGCTTATCCCACTGGTTTAAACCATGATGCCTTTTTCTTTTTAATATAACTATGGAAGCTTCTATTTTGTTCTTGAGAAGAAGAACAGTTATCTCTGTTGACAACATGGTTGATAAAAACTGTCCTAGATCGAACGTGTCAACTGTAATACTTTTGTAGATTGAATCTCCAAGACTCTCTTCTATTCTGTCAAGTTTAAAAAATATAGCATTTTACTATGAAAATTTTTGAATCTTTTTACTTGCAAAAAGTTTGACTTAGGTTATTGATGTATCTCAAATGGGTCaaagtttaaaaaaaagttaGCTAAAACGAAAACGGGTTAAACTTGTGAAAatcttttaggttttttttgcCAATGCACAGATCAACCTAAAGGTATAGATTGCTACATCAATATTGTTTTGTATTATACTCAATATCTAATCTTTTGTCACAAAGTTATCAGGATATGGatataaaaaaaatttgggtcAATAACCCAGCCTGATCCGTTTTGACCCATACCAAAAATGACCTGTCTGAGAGCAATGATAACATTTTAAAACATTACCTTAGTGAGATTATCAATCAGGGATCTCCATTTCTGCAAGTACTTCTGCCTTTATGGTCATTGAAGCTTTCAAAATCTGATTAACACAATTTTTTGATACTGTATCCGTTTTCTTGATTCTTCGGAGAGTCCTTCAAACACAAATTTACGCCTTAATTTAGGCTCGTGTTTC
Coding sequences:
- the LOC110928486 gene encoding phosphatidylglycerophosphate phosphatase PTPMT1, which gives rise to MKIEDLDDLTDVKSDQRIVDYSVSRYVVTVDAKRALVGAGARILFYPTLLYNVCRNKMQAEFRWWDEIDQFLLLGAVPFPKDVPRLKQLGVGGVITLNEPFETLVPTSLYRAHDIDHLVIPTRDYLFAPSFIDIDRAVNFIHRNASSCKTTYVHCKAGRGRSTTIVLCYLVEYKHMTPASALEYVRSRRPRVLLAPSQWKVIHEYKHWRLASTATPSPSVDAVLITKADLEGYNSPSRGGKELALAPQVAKASPMMAKLSCLFASLKVSGYTPINVKLTEAPAC